A portion of the Microlunatus phosphovorus NM-1 genome contains these proteins:
- the gltB gene encoding glutamate synthase large subunit, giving the protein MTVAPGTRQNPVQFAQAFTAAAKRGLYDPAYEHDACGVAFVATLSGVPSHSIVAQGLEALRNLDHRGATGADPLTGDGAGILIQVPDAFLRAVTGFHLPEQSAYAVGMAFLPRDAEGAALAKRRIGAIAAEENLEVLGWRAVPNDDSSLSELTRANKPRFEQLFLAAADRSVTGIALDRLAYAVRRRAQHEVGVYFASLSARTLVYKGMLTTEQLDAVFGELLDERMASALAVVHSRFSTNTFPAWELAHPFRMIAHNGEINTAMGNRNWMRARETLLRSDLIPGDLNRLFPICDPDGSDSASFDEVVELLHLGGRSLPHAMLMMIPEAWENNDLMDAKRRDFYAFHSCLMEPWDGPAGVVFTDGTQIGAVLDRNGLRPGRYWVTDDGLVVLASEAGVLDIPAEKIVEKGRLQPGRMFLADLAEHRLISNDEIKDRLAAEHPYGEWLAAGRLLLNELPELEHVVHTHSSVVRRQQMFGYTEEELRLILAPMATAGAEPIGSMGTDSPIAALSEKPRLLFDYFAQLFAQVTNPPLDAIREELVTSLYNTIGPEQNLLTPGPASCRRLVLPFPVLDNDALAKIVKINRHGDLPGYASHVVRGRYVVNGGAESLAAALDEVCAEVSEAIANGARIIVLSDRHSNAELAPIPSLLLTAAVHHHLVREKTRSQVGLVVEAGDVREVHHVALLIGYGAAGVNPYLAIESVEDLARHGVYTSVEPEKAVAHLVKALGKGVLKVMSKMGISTVASYTGAQIFEALGLSKGLVDRYFTGTTSKLGGIGLTELAEEIKQRHLRAYPADGIPLAHRQLPVGGEYQWRREGEPHLFDPETVFRLQHSTRSGRYDIFKQYTRHIDEQAERLMTLRGLLKFASDREPIPIEEVEPVSEIVKRFSTGAMSYGSISLEAHQTLAIAMNRIGGKSNTGEGGEDSDRLYDPERRSAIKQVASGRFGVTSDYLTNADDIQIKMAQGAKPGEGGQLPGQKVYPWVAKTRHSTPGVGLISPPPHHDIYSIEDLKQLIHDLKCANPSARIHVKLVAEVGVGTVAAGVSKAKADVVLISGHDGGTGAAPLTSLKHAGGPWELGLAETQQTLLLNGLRDRIVVQVDGQLKTGRDVVIGALLGAEEFGFATAPLVVSGCIMMRVCHLDTCPVGVATQNQELRAKFSGKPEFVVNFFEFIAEEVREHLAALGFRSIAEAVGHSEVLDSTDARRHWKAHGLDLAPVLYTPELAEGESRLNTTKQDHGLEAALDQELIRICRPALESGEPVRASLPVRNVHRTLGTILGHEVTKATRGEGLPDGTIDITLVGSAGQSFGAFLPAGITLRLEGDSNDYLAKGLSGGRIVVRPDRDAGFVAEDNIIAGNVIGYGATSGEIFLRGQVGERFCVRNSGATAVVEGLGDHGCEYMTGGLALVLGPTGRNIAAGMSGGIAYFLDLDRGRLNTELVDPHEPSEADLEVIHELVTRHVEETESPVGQRLLDDWDVAKGRFTKVLPRDYARVLAARARAESEGLDEATTTSRMMEAAHG; this is encoded by the coding sequence ATGACTGTCGCCCCTGGCACCCGCCAGAACCCGGTCCAGTTCGCTCAGGCATTCACTGCCGCTGCCAAGCGCGGCCTCTACGACCCCGCGTACGAGCACGACGCCTGCGGTGTCGCGTTCGTCGCCACCCTCAGCGGCGTCCCTAGTCACAGCATCGTCGCCCAGGGCCTGGAGGCACTGCGCAACCTCGACCACCGGGGCGCCACCGGTGCCGATCCGCTGACCGGTGACGGTGCCGGCATCTTGATCCAGGTGCCGGATGCCTTCCTGCGGGCCGTGACCGGCTTCCATCTGCCGGAGCAGAGCGCGTACGCGGTGGGCATGGCCTTCCTGCCGCGCGATGCCGAGGGCGCCGCGCTCGCGAAGCGGCGGATCGGGGCCATCGCCGCCGAGGAGAACCTCGAGGTGCTGGGCTGGCGGGCGGTGCCCAACGACGACAGTTCGTTGTCGGAGCTGACCCGGGCGAACAAGCCACGATTCGAGCAGCTCTTCCTGGCCGCGGCCGACCGCTCGGTGACCGGGATCGCGTTGGACCGGCTCGCCTACGCTGTCCGCCGTCGCGCGCAGCACGAGGTGGGGGTCTACTTCGCCTCGCTGTCGGCGCGTACCCTGGTCTACAAGGGGATGCTGACCACTGAGCAGTTGGACGCGGTCTTCGGGGAGTTGCTCGACGAGCGGATGGCCAGCGCGCTGGCCGTGGTCCACTCGCGGTTCTCCACCAACACCTTCCCGGCCTGGGAACTGGCGCACCCGTTCCGGATGATCGCCCACAACGGCGAGATCAACACCGCGATGGGCAACCGCAACTGGATGCGGGCCCGGGAGACGCTGCTGCGTAGCGACCTGATCCCCGGCGACCTGAATCGGCTGTTCCCGATCTGCGACCCGGACGGCTCCGACTCGGCCTCCTTCGACGAGGTGGTCGAGCTGCTGCACCTGGGCGGTAGGTCACTGCCGCACGCGATGCTGATGATGATCCCGGAGGCCTGGGAGAACAACGACCTGATGGATGCCAAGCGGAGGGACTTCTACGCCTTCCACTCCTGCCTGATGGAGCCGTGGGACGGCCCGGCCGGTGTGGTGTTCACCGACGGCACCCAGATCGGGGCGGTGCTGGACCGCAACGGCCTGCGACCGGGTCGCTATTGGGTGACCGACGACGGTCTGGTGGTGCTCGCCTCCGAGGCCGGGGTGCTGGACATCCCCGCCGAGAAGATCGTGGAGAAGGGCCGACTGCAGCCGGGCCGGATGTTCCTGGCCGATCTGGCCGAGCACCGGCTGATCTCCAACGACGAGATCAAGGACCGGCTAGCCGCGGAGCACCCGTACGGCGAGTGGCTGGCCGCGGGTCGGCTGCTGCTCAATGAGCTCCCCGAGCTGGAGCACGTGGTGCACACCCACTCCTCGGTGGTCCGGCGCCAGCAGATGTTCGGTTACACCGAGGAGGAGCTGCGGCTCATCCTGGCACCGATGGCCACCGCCGGGGCGGAGCCGATCGGGTCGATGGGCACCGACAGCCCGATCGCCGCGTTGAGCGAGAAGCCGCGACTGCTGTTCGACTACTTCGCCCAACTGTTCGCCCAGGTGACCAACCCGCCGCTGGATGCGATCCGCGAAGAACTGGTGACCTCGCTCTACAACACCATCGGGCCGGAGCAGAATCTGCTGACCCCGGGGCCGGCGTCCTGCCGGCGGCTGGTGCTGCCGTTCCCGGTGCTGGACAACGACGCGTTGGCCAAGATCGTCAAGATCAACCGGCACGGGGACCTGCCGGGGTACGCGAGCCATGTGGTCCGCGGCCGCTATGTCGTCAACGGCGGTGCCGAATCGCTGGCCGCCGCGCTGGACGAGGTCTGCGCGGAGGTCTCGGAGGCCATCGCCAACGGCGCCCGGATCATCGTGCTCTCGGACCGGCACTCCAACGCCGAGCTGGCGCCGATCCCGTCGTTGCTGCTGACTGCCGCGGTGCACCACCACCTGGTCCGGGAGAAGACCCGATCCCAGGTCGGTCTGGTGGTCGAGGCCGGCGATGTCCGTGAGGTGCACCACGTCGCGCTGCTGATCGGCTACGGCGCCGCCGGAGTGAACCCGTACCTGGCGATCGAAAGCGTGGAGGACCTGGCCCGGCACGGCGTCTACACCTCCGTCGAGCCGGAGAAGGCGGTCGCCCACCTGGTCAAGGCGCTCGGCAAGGGCGTGCTGAAGGTGATGTCCAAGATGGGCATCTCGACCGTCGCCTCGTATACCGGTGCGCAGATCTTCGAGGCACTCGGCCTGTCGAAGGGACTGGTCGACCGTTATTTCACCGGCACCACCTCCAAGCTGGGCGGCATCGGGCTGACCGAGCTGGCCGAGGAGATCAAGCAGCGGCACCTGCGCGCCTATCCGGCCGACGGCATCCCGCTGGCACACCGGCAACTGCCGGTCGGTGGGGAGTACCAGTGGCGGCGTGAGGGTGAGCCGCACCTGTTCGACCCGGAGACGGTGTTCCGGTTGCAGCACTCCACCCGGTCGGGCCGCTACGACATCTTCAAGCAGTACACCCGACACATCGACGAGCAGGCCGAGCGGCTGATGACGCTGCGCGGGCTGCTCAAATTCGCCTCCGATCGGGAGCCGATTCCGATCGAGGAGGTCGAGCCGGTCAGCGAGATCGTCAAGCGCTTCTCCACCGGCGCGATGTCGTACGGCTCGATCAGTCTTGAGGCGCACCAGACACTGGCCATCGCGATGAACCGGATCGGCGGCAAGTCCAATACCGGTGAGGGCGGGGAGGACTCCGACCGGCTCTACGACCCGGAGCGGCGCAGTGCGATCAAGCAGGTGGCCTCGGGTCGGTTCGGGGTGACCAGCGACTATCTGACCAACGCCGACGACATCCAGATCAAGATGGCCCAGGGCGCCAAGCCGGGCGAGGGTGGTCAGCTGCCCGGCCAGAAGGTCTACCCGTGGGTGGCCAAGACCCGGCACTCGACCCCCGGCGTCGGGCTGATCTCGCCGCCGCCGCACCACGACATCTATTCGATCGAGGATCTCAAGCAGCTGATCCACGACTTGAAGTGCGCCAACCCGTCCGCCCGGATCCACGTCAAACTGGTCGCCGAGGTCGGTGTCGGCACGGTCGCGGCGGGAGTCTCCAAGGCCAAGGCCGATGTGGTGCTGATCTCCGGCCACGACGGCGGCACCGGCGCGGCACCACTGACCTCGCTGAAGCACGCCGGCGGACCGTGGGAACTCGGCCTGGCCGAGACCCAGCAGACGCTGCTGCTGAACGGACTGCGGGACCGGATCGTGGTGCAGGTCGACGGCCAGCTGAAGACCGGTCGCGATGTGGTGATCGGCGCCCTGCTGGGTGCGGAGGAGTTCGGCTTCGCGACCGCCCCGCTGGTGGTCAGTGGCTGCATCATGATGCGGGTCTGCCACCTGGACACCTGCCCGGTGGGCGTCGCCACCCAGAACCAGGAGCTGCGGGCGAAGTTCTCCGGCAAGCCGGAGTTCGTGGTCAACTTCTTCGAGTTCATCGCCGAGGAGGTACGCGAGCACCTGGCTGCGTTGGGCTTCCGGTCGATCGCGGAGGCGGTGGGGCACTCCGAGGTGCTGGACAGCACCGATGCGCGCCGGCACTGGAAGGCCCACGGCCTGGACCTGGCGCCCGTCCTGTACACCCCCGAGCTGGCCGAAGGTGAGTCGCGGCTCAACACCACAAAGCAGGACCACGGCCTCGAGGCGGCCCTGGATCAAGAGCTGATCCGGATCTGCCGGCCCGCGCTGGAGTCGGGCGAGCCGGTCCGGGCCTCCTTGCCGGTGCGGAACGTGCACCGGACCCTGGGAACCATCCTCGGCCACGAGGTGACCAAGGCGACCCGCGGTGAGGGACTGCCGGACGGCACGATCGACATCACTTTGGTCGGTTCGGCCGGGCAGAGCTTCGGCGCCTTCCTGCCGGCGGGGATCACACTGCGGCTGGAAGGGGACAGCAACGACTACCTGGCGAAGGGATTGTCGGGTGGCCGGATCGTCGTCCGCCCCGATCGGGACGCCGGCTTCGTCGCCGAGGACAACATCATCGCCGGCAATGTGATCGGCTACGGCGCGACGTCGGGAGAGATCTTCCTGCGTGGGCAGGTGGGGGAGCGGTTCTGTGTCCGCAACTCCGGTGCCACCGCGGTCGTCGAAGGTCTCGGCGATCACGGCTGTGAATACATGACCGGCGGGCTGGCCCTGGTGCTCGGTCCGACCGGACGCAACATCGCCGCCGGCATGTCGGGCGGCATCGCGTACTTCCTCGATCTCGACCGGGGCCGGCTGAACACCGAGCTGGTCGATCCGCATGAGCCGAGCGAGGCCGATCTGGAGGTCATCCACGAGCTGGTCACCAGGCACGTCGAGGAGACCGAGTCGCCGGTCGGCCAGCGACTGCTGGACGACTGGGATGTCGCCAAGGGCCGTTTCACCAAGGTGCTGCCGCGCGACTACGCCCGGGTGCTGGCGGCACGGGCCCGGGCCGAGTCCGAAGGGCTCGACGAGGCCACCACCACCTCTCGCATGATGGAGGCCGCACATGGCTGA
- a CDS encoding TetR family transcriptional regulator, which translates to MSTAQRAVENGSASEPNSTEQPGGRRKSTSSNARAELLDVATDEFARIGYHGARVDEIAARSSTTKRMIYYYFGDKDGLFTAVLERAYAQARAGERQLDFSSLDPLEAIARLIEHTVRWHAAHPEVGRLVSAENALDGIHLRRSTEQASTNLPVIKLMDDILTRGRAGGDIVRDVAGLDLHLHITALALFQVTNAATIEATFGVQLRSPEQLDRTVAMVSSMVTTWLRTPDTAELEP; encoded by the coding sequence GTGTCAACCGCGCAGCGAGCAGTCGAGAACGGGTCTGCATCCGAGCCCAACTCGACCGAGCAACCTGGAGGTCGGCGAAAGTCCACCTCCAGCAATGCTCGTGCCGAACTGCTGGATGTCGCCACCGATGAGTTCGCTCGGATCGGCTACCACGGCGCCCGGGTGGACGAGATCGCCGCTCGCAGCTCTACCACGAAGCGGATGATCTACTACTACTTCGGGGACAAGGACGGGCTCTTCACCGCCGTGCTGGAGCGCGCGTACGCGCAAGCCAGGGCGGGAGAGCGCCAACTGGACTTCTCCAGTCTGGATCCGCTGGAGGCGATCGCCAGGCTGATCGAGCACACCGTGCGCTGGCATGCCGCGCACCCCGAGGTCGGTCGGCTGGTCTCGGCAGAGAATGCGCTCGACGGCATCCACCTGCGCCGCTCGACCGAACAGGCAAGCACCAACCTGCCCGTGATCAAGCTGATGGACGACATCCTGACTCGCGGCCGGGCCGGCGGTGACATCGTCCGGGACGTCGCCGGACTCGATCTGCACCTGCACATCACCGCGCTCGCCCTGTTCCAGGTCACCAATGCCGCGACCATCGAGGCGACGTTCGGCGTCCAGTTGCGGTCCCCGGAACAACTCGACCGGACGGTGGCGATGGTGAGCTCGATGGTCACCACCTGGCTCCGCACACCGGACACCGCCGAACTGGAGCCGTAG
- a CDS encoding MFS transporter, whose protein sequence is MSTETQSHSGQSKKAAASGWIGSALEYYDFFIYAQAAALIFPLIMFDKSDPQMAIIGALGTYAVGYVARPIGAFVLGAWGDKHGRKNVLVLCMLLMGFSTMAVAVLPTYQQVGIVAPSLLMVLRLVQGFAVAGEISGASSMIMEHAPLGRRGYLGSFTLQGTQFGQILAAAVFLPLAHFLSEEAFHSWGWRIPFALSAFVVVAGYFIRKRVDETHTAADNPEGDQGSPVAAAWRDSRGSMIRVFCMALTNIVAVTTAIFGATYATNKDYGIGFHADVYLWIPLLGNLVAVIVIPVVGNLSDKIGRRPCLMVSTIACGLMSYGYLWAISTHSVPLAIIFSLVMWGAVYQGYNAVFPAFYPEQFPAKNRVSGMAISQNMGTVASSAMVLVFPLVAGPGSSHGHVIFTVGTITLALCVIACLGAFFSPETYRFRAEDLDIPGSKPLPKAEYMALRDQAIAEAKSAKVSA, encoded by the coding sequence ATGTCTACAGAAACCCAAAGCCATAGTGGGCAGTCAAAGAAGGCCGCGGCCAGCGGCTGGATTGGCAGCGCCCTCGAGTATTACGACTTCTTCATTTATGCCCAAGCGGCAGCCCTGATCTTTCCGTTGATCATGTTCGACAAGAGCGATCCCCAGATGGCGATCATCGGCGCTCTGGGCACCTATGCGGTGGGTTACGTCGCTCGCCCGATCGGCGCGTTCGTCCTCGGCGCCTGGGGTGACAAGCACGGCCGCAAGAACGTGCTCGTGCTTTGTATGCTGCTGATGGGCTTCTCGACCATGGCAGTTGCCGTGCTCCCGACCTATCAGCAGGTGGGCATCGTGGCCCCGAGCTTGCTGATGGTGCTGCGCCTGGTCCAGGGCTTCGCCGTCGCCGGCGAGATCTCGGGTGCCAGTTCGATGATCATGGAGCACGCGCCGCTCGGTCGGCGTGGCTACCTGGGCAGCTTCACCCTGCAGGGCACCCAGTTCGGCCAGATCCTGGCCGCCGCTGTCTTCCTGCCGTTGGCTCACTTCCTGTCCGAGGAGGCGTTCCACAGCTGGGGTTGGCGGATCCCCTTCGCCCTGAGTGCGTTCGTCGTGGTTGCCGGCTACTTCATCCGGAAGCGGGTCGATGAGACCCACACGGCGGCTGACAACCCGGAAGGCGATCAAGGGTCGCCGGTCGCAGCCGCTTGGCGCGACAGCAGGGGATCGATGATCCGCGTCTTCTGCATGGCACTGACCAACATCGTTGCGGTCACCACCGCGATCTTCGGTGCCACCTACGCCACCAACAAGGACTACGGGATCGGTTTCCACGCTGACGTCTACCTGTGGATCCCGTTGCTCGGCAACCTGGTCGCGGTGATCGTCATCCCGGTCGTCGGCAACCTGTCCGACAAGATCGGCCGCCGGCCGTGCTTGATGGTGTCCACGATCGCTTGCGGCCTGATGTCGTACGGCTACTTGTGGGCCATCAGCACTCACAGCGTCCCGTTGGCCATCATCTTCTCGCTGGTGATGTGGGGTGCTGTCTACCAGGGCTACAACGCGGTGTTCCCGGCCTTCTACCCGGAGCAGTTCCCGGCCAAGAACCGGGTCAGCGGCATGGCGATCTCGCAGAACATGGGCACGGTCGCATCGTCGGCCATGGTGTTGGTGTTCCCGCTGGTCGCCGGACCGGGATCGAGCCACGGCCACGTGATCTTCACCGTCGGCACCATCACCCTGGCGCTGTGCGTCATTGCCTGCCTCGGGGCGTTCTTCTCGCCGGAGACCTACCGTTTCCGGGCCGAGGATCTCGATATCCCGGGGAGCAAGCCACTGCCGAAGGCTGAGTACATGGCCCTGCGGGACCAGGCGATTGCGGAGGCCAAGTCGGCCAAGGTGAGCGCCTAG
- a CDS encoding shikimate dehydrogenase — MSHSSVSSIGVTPDEADMSRWAVGRPISHRLFLLGQGIKASRTPGLHEAEGAAQGLWVSYDILDALDWGITAADLPSVLAWAMQSGFSGFNVTHPFKQSIIPHLDGLSDRATALGAVNTVVLRDGRAVGHNTDWCGYQAPFLDALPEAGKRPIVQLGAGGAGAAVAYATLDLGAPKLTIFDLEVDRAVELVVRMANLFGADRVEVGHDLAAALSSAEGVINATPIGMATHPGCPVPDQLLRPDLWVSEIVYFPLATELLVRARKAGCRTVDGAGMAAEQAYRAFELFTGVTPDRARMHARVREVIS, encoded by the coding sequence ATGAGTCATAGCTCAGTCAGCTCGATCGGAGTCACGCCCGACGAAGCCGACATGTCGCGGTGGGCCGTCGGACGCCCGATCAGCCATCGGCTGTTCCTGCTCGGTCAGGGGATCAAAGCCTCGCGTACTCCGGGTTTGCATGAAGCCGAGGGCGCGGCACAGGGGCTCTGGGTTTCCTACGACATCTTGGATGCTCTCGACTGGGGCATCACCGCGGCCGATCTGCCGTCGGTCCTTGCCTGGGCGATGCAGTCCGGATTCTCCGGCTTCAACGTCACACATCCGTTCAAGCAGTCGATCATCCCGCATCTGGACGGGCTCTCGGATCGGGCCACCGCCTTGGGAGCGGTCAACACCGTGGTCCTGCGGGACGGCCGAGCCGTTGGCCACAACACCGACTGGTGCGGATATCAGGCACCGTTCCTCGACGCCCTGCCGGAGGCCGGCAAGCGCCCGATCGTGCAGCTAGGCGCGGGCGGGGCGGGAGCCGCCGTCGCGTACGCCACCTTGGACCTGGGCGCGCCCAAGCTGACCATCTTCGATCTCGAGGTGGATCGGGCCGTCGAGCTGGTGGTCCGAATGGCCAATCTGTTCGGCGCCGACCGAGTCGAGGTCGGCCATGATCTGGCCGCCGCGCTGAGCAGTGCCGAGGGCGTGATCAACGCAACGCCGATCGGGATGGCAACCCATCCCGGGTGCCCGGTGCCGGATCAACTGCTCCGGCCAGACCTTTGGGTATCGGAGATTGTCTATTTTCCACTCGCCACAGAGCTCTTGGTCCGGGCCCGCAAGGCCGGGTGCCGGACGGTGGATGGTGCCGGGATGGCCGCCGAACAGGCCTACCGGGCGTTCGAGTTGTTCACCGGTGTGACGCCTGACCGTGCCCGCATGCACGCTCGGGTCCGGGAGGTGATCAGCTGA